From Amycolatopsis sp. WQ 127309:
ACCGCGCCGGTGCCCCAGGCCGTGGTCAGGGCCCGGACCCGCAGCAGCCGGCGGCCGAGCGGGTGCTCGGCCGTGTAGCCGATCGCGCCGTGCACCTGCAGTCCGGTGCGGGCCGCGAGCAACGCCGCGTCGCCGCACGCCACCTTCGCCGCCGAGATGTCCTCCGGGGCGAGGGTCACGGCCGCGCCGTACAGCAGCGGCCGGGCCAGCTCCAGCGCCGTGACGACGTCGGCGAGCAGGTGCTTGACCGCCTGGTACTTCCCGATCTCGCGGCCGTACTGGCGGCGCTGCCCGGCGTAGCCGACCGACGTCGAGAGCAGCCGGTTTCCGGCCCCGAGCAGCTGCGCCGCCGTCGCGAGGACGCCGAGGTCGAACGCGCGCGCCGGGTCCAGCGCCGGGCCGAGGTCGTCGCCGGGGACGGCCTCGAACAGCCGCCGGGACGGGTCCACCGAAGCCAGTTCCCGGCCCGGGGTGAAGGTCTTCAGGCGCGTGCCGTCCACCAGGACGCGCAGGTCCGCGGTGTCCGCGTCGAGGGCGTAGGGGACGTGCGGGGCGAAGACCACCGACGCTCGCGTCTCGCCGGAGGCCACCGAGGCGAGCACCGGGTCGTCGAGCAGCGCGGGCAGCACGGCCACCGTGTCGGTCCACGGCCCCGCGACGCCGTGGTGACCCAGCGCCTCGAACGCGACGACGAGGTCGACCGGGGAGGCGTCGAGGCCGTCGTGCTTCTCGGGGATGCCGAGGGCCGTGACGCCCAGCTCGGCGAGCTTCGGCCAGTCGTCCGATGTGGACAGCAGGTCGTGCAGGGACGCGGCGAACGCCGTCTGCTCCGCGGTCAATCCGAACCTCATCGGTCCTCCCGGGGCAGGCCGAGCAGGCGTTCGGCGACGATCGTGCGCTGGATCTGGTCGGTGCCGCCGTAGATCGGGCCGGCCAGCGAGAACAGCCAGCCGTCACTCCAGGGGCCGCGCAGCTCGGCGGCCGGGCCCAGCAGGTCGAGCGCGGTCTCGTGCAGCTCGACGTCCAGGTGCGACCAGAAGAGCTTGTTGACGCTCGACTCCGGCCCGAGCTGCCCGCCCTCGGCGAGCTTGGTGACCGTGCCGAACGTGTAGAGCTGGTAGGCACGGGCGCCGATCCAGGCGTCGGCGACCCGGTCCGCGGTGGCTTCGGGACGGCCCGCGCCGGACCACAGCGCCGTCAGCCGATCGGCCGCGGCGAGGAACCGGCCGGGGCTGCGCAGCGACAGGCCGCGTTCGTTGTTGGCCGTGGTCATCGCGACCTTCCAGCCGGCGCCGGGCTCGCCGATGACGTCGGCGTCCGGCACGAAGACGTCGTCGAAGAAGATCTCGGCGAACCCCGGCTCGCCGTCCAGCTGCGGGATCGGGCGTACCGTGACACCGTCGGCGCGCAGGTCCGCCATCAGGTAGGTCAGGCCGCGGTGGCGTTCGGCTTCGGGGTCGCTGCGGAACAGGCCGAACGCGCGGTCGGCGTAGGCCGCCCGGGAGCTCCACGTCTTCTGTCCGTTGAGGACCCAGCCACCGTCCACACGCGACGCCGTGCTGCGCAGCGCGGCGATGTCGCTGCCCGCCTCCGGCTCGGACCAGGCCTGCGCCCAGACCTCTTCGGAGCGCGCCATCTTCGGCAGGATCCGGGCCAGCTGCTCGTCGGTGCCGTGCGAGAAGAGCGTCGGCGCCAGCATGAAGATGCCGTTCTGGTTGACGCGCAGGGGCGCGCCGGCCGCGTAGTACTCCTCCTCGAACAGCACCCACTCCAGGAGGCTCGCGTCGCGGCCGCCGTACTCCGCCGGCCAGGAGACGACCGACCAGCGCGCGTCGGCCAGCCCGGCCTCCCACGCGCGGTGGGCGGCGAAACCCTCCGGCGTGTCGAACGAGGGGAGCGGCTCGGCGGGAACGTGCGCGGCCAGCCATGCGCGGGCTTCGTCGCGGAACGCCTGGACGCCGGGGGAGAGGTCGAGGTCCATCAGCGGTCCCGCATGGACCGGGCGTCCAGCCCGGCCAGGGAGTCGCCGGCGGTCTCGGCGTTGTGCGCGTGCGCGAAGTGGTGCAACCCGAACACACTGTCCATTCCGGACCGCAGGCCCATCTGGTCCTCGGCCTGGTTCACGGCCTTCTTGGCCAGTGCGAGGCCGAACCGGGGCATCTCGGCGATCTTCGTGGCCAGCTTGAGTGTTTCCTCTTCGAGATCGGTGCGGGGGACGACCCGGTTGAGCATGCCCCAGTCGAGGGCCTGCTGGGCCGTGAAGCGCTCGCCGGTGAACAGAACCTCCTTGGCCCGGCGCGGCCCGAGCACCCACGGGTGCGCGAAGTACTCGACGCCGGGAATCCCCATGCGCACCACGGGATCGGCGAAGAACGCGTCGTCCGACGCGACGATCAGGTCGCACACCCAGGCCAGCATCAGCGCCCCGGCGATGCACGCGCCCTGGACGGACGCGATCGTCGGCTTCGGGATCTCCCGCCAGCGGCGGCACATCCCCAGGTACACTTCGGACTCCCGCGCGAACCGCTGGTCACCGCCCGCCGCGTCGACGTGGTCCCACCACATCACGGCCTTGCGCTCGAACGAGACGTCCGCGTCGCGGCCCGGTGAGCCGATGTCGTGCCCGGCCGAGAAGTGCTTGCCCGCGCCGGCCAGGACGATCACCTTCACCCCGTCGTCGTCGACGGCCCGGGTGAACGCGGCGTCCAGCGCGTAGGTCATCGCCGAGTTCTGCGCGTTGCGGTACTCGGGCCGGTTCAGGGTGACGACCGCGACCGGCCCGCGCACCTCGTACGTGACCTCCTCGCCGATGTCGCTCATGCTTCCTCCCGCAGAACTCGTTTGAGCACCTTGCCCGACGGCGTGCGCGGCAGCTCGTCCCGGAACTCGACGTGCCGGGGCCGCTTGTAGTTCGCCAGGTTGGCCTTGCAGTGGTCGATGACGTCCTCTGTGGACAGAATGACGCCCGGCCGCAGCCGGACGTAGGCCTTGCCGACCTCGCCGTAGACCGGATCCGGCACGCCGACGACGACGGCCTCGGCCACGCCGTCTAGCCAACCGAGCGCCTGCTCGACCTCGGCCGGGTAGACGTTGAAGCCGCCGCAGATGTACATGTCCTTGATCCGGTCGACGATCCGCAGGTGCCCGGATTCGGTGAGCACGCCGACGTCGCCGGTGTGCAGCCAGCCGTCGTCGTCGATCGCCTCGGCGGTGGCGGCCGGGTCGTCGAGGTACCCGAGCATCACGTTCGGCCCGCGCAGCAGCACTTCGTCACGCTCGCCGAGGCGGACCTCGAACCCGGCGGCAGGCCGGCCGACGGTCCGGGCGATCAGGTCGGGCGGGTCGGTGCGCAGCGACATCGTGGCCACGACGGCCTCGGTGAGCCCGTACGCGGTGAGGACGAGGTCGAAACCCAGCTCGGCCTGCATGCGTTCGACGAGCGCCACCGGGACGGTCGCCGCGCCGGTGACGGCCAGCCGGAGCGTCGACAGGTCGTACGACGGCCGGTCGGGGGCGTCGAGGAGGACCTGGAAGATCGTCGGCGCGCCCGGCAGCACGGAGATCCGCTCGTCCTGGATCAGCCGGAGGGTCTCGGTGACGGCGAAGGTGCGCTGCGGCACGAGCGTCGTGCCGTGCAGCGTCGCGGCGAGGATCCCGGCCTTGTAACCGAAACTGTGGAAGAACGGGTTGATCACGAGGTAGCGGTCGTGTTCGCTCAGCTCGCCGCACTCGGCCCACGCGGCGGCGACGCCGAGGGCCTGCCGGTGCGACGACATCGCGCCCTTGCTGCGGCCGGTCGTCCCCGACGTGAAGAGGATGTCGCTGACGTCGTCCGGCCGCGCGGGGCTGGTGAAGGTGTCGTCGAAGCTGTCGAGCGCGGCCCATTCGGTGACGCCGTCGACCGGGTCTTCCGGGCCCTCGACCGGGATCCGCAGGACCGTGGGCGGGCGTTCGGTCAGGGCCGCGAGCCGGTCGGCGCCGAGGAACGTCCCGGTGACGGCGAGGGCCGAGACGCCGCCCCGGGTCAGGATGTCCGTGGTTTCCCGGGCGGTGAACCGGGTGCTGATCGGCACCAGCGTCGCGCCGGCGTAGTGCGCGCCGAGCGCCGCGACCGGCCAGTGCCACGTGTTGGGCGCGCAGACCGCGACGCGGTCACCCGGCCCGATCCCCGCGGCGGCGTAGAAGTTCGCGCACTGCCGCACCCGCGAAGCCAGCTCCGGCCAGGTCAGCCGGACGTCGCCGTCCACCAGTGCTTCGCGCGTGGGGAACCGCTCCGCCGCGGCGTCGAGCGCCGCCGGGACGGTCTCCGTCATCACGGCCTCCCTAGCAAGTGCTTGGTAGGGTAGCCTACGCAGGAGCCCCGGTTTTGGCCAGAGGAGGTGACGGTGTCCGACCAAGACTTCCGTGACGAAGTAAGGACCTGGCTGGCCGAACACCTGCGCGGCGACTTCGCGAAGCTGCGCGGCCGCGGCGGCCCCGGCCGCGAGCACGAGGCGTTCGACGAGCGCTTGGCCTGGGAACGAGAACTGGCCACCGGCGGCTGGAACTGCGTCGGCTGGCCCGTCGAGCACGGCGGCCGCGGTGCGACCCTCGAGCAGCAGGTCGTCTTCCACGAGGAGTACGCCCTCTCCGACGCCCCGGCCAAGGTCGGGCACTTCGGCCAGGAACTCCTGGGCCCGACGCTCATCGCGTTCGGCACCCCAGAACAGCAGCGCCGCTTCCTGCCGCCGATCGTCGCCGCCGAAGAACTCTGGTGCCAGGGGTACTCCGAACCCGGCGCGGGCTCCGACCTCGCCGCCGTCTCGACGTCGGCCCGGCTCGACGGCGAGGAGTGGGTGGTCACCGGGCAGAAGGTCTGGACGTCGCTGGCGCAGCACGCCGACTGGTGTTTTGTCGTCGCCCGCACCGAACCCGGCTCGAAACGCCACCAGGGACTGTCCTACCTGCTCGTCCCGATGCGACAGTCCGGAGTGGACGTCCGCCCGATCGTCCAGCTGACCGGCACGGCGGAGTTCAACGAGGTCTTCTTCGACGGCGCCCGCACCGCGCGCGACCTGGCGGTGGGGGAGCCGGGTGACGGCTGGCGCGTCGCGATGGGCACCCTGGCCTTCGAACGCGGCGTCGCCACCCTCGGCCAGCAGGTCGGCTTCCGGCGCGAGCTGACGGCGTTGACCGACCTCGCGAAAAACAGCGGCGCGCTCGACGACCCGGTGCTCGCCGAGCGCGTCGACCGGGCCTGGCTCGGCCTGGAAGTCATGCGCGCGCACGCCGTCCGCACGCTCGGCGACACCGGCCCCGGCACGGCGTCGGTCGCGAAGCTCGTCTGGGCGAACTGGCACCGCGCCCTCGGGGAGCTGGCCATGGCGATCCGCGGCGCGGCCGGGATGCTCACGCCCGGCGGCCTCGACGACTGGCAGCGGCTGTACCTGTTCACCCGCGCCGACACGATCTACGGCGGCTCCGACGAGATCCAGCGGAACATCATCGCCGAGCGCGTGCTCGGCCTGCCCCGGGAGGCGCGCCCGTGATCACCGTCCCGAAGTACCCCGAGGGCGCGAACCTGCTGCGGGACAAGGTGGTCGTCGTGACCGCCGCGGCCGGCACCGGGATCGGCTCCGCCACCGCGAAACGCGCGCTCGAAGAGGGCGCGAAGGTCGTCGTCAGCGACTGGCACGAACGCCGCCTCGGCGAGAAGGCCGCGGAGCTGGCGGACCTCGGCGACGTCCACGCGATCCCCTGCGACGTCACTCAGGAGGACCAGATACAGGCGCTGATCGACGGCAGTGCCGAGCGGTTCGGCCGGATCGACGTCGTCGTCAACAACGCCGGGCTCGGCGGCACCAAGTCGCTGGTGGACATGACCGACGAGGAGTGGACGCGGGTCCTCGACGTCACCCTCAACGGCACCTTCCGCGCCACCCGCGCGGCCCTGCGCCGGTTCGCCGCGCAGGGGGACGGCGGCGCGATCGTCAACAACGCGTCCGTGCTCGGCTGGCGGGCCCAGGGCGGGCAGGCGCACTACGCGGCGGCCAAGGCGGGCGTGATGGCCCTGACGCGGTGCGCCGCCGTCGACGCCGCGCCGCTCGGCGTCCGGATCAACGCCGTCGCCCCCAGCCTGGCGATGCACCCCTTCCTGGCCAAGGTGACCAGCGACGAGCTGCTCGAAGAACTGACCGCCCGTGAGGTTTCGGGGAGGGCGGCCGAGCCGTGGGAAGTGGCGAATGTGATCGTGTTCCTGGCCAGTGAGTACTCCTCCTACCTCACCGGCGAGGTCGTGTCCGTGAGTTCGCAACGTGCGTGAGGTGCCTGGATGAGTCCCGTGAAGAACAGCCGCCGTGCGGAGCTGCTGGACCTGGCCGCGCGGCTGTTCGCCGAGCGCGGGTACGTGTCCACCACCGTGCGCGACATCGCCGACGCCGCCGGCATCCTCTCGGGCAGCCTCTACCACCACTTCGACTCCAAGGAGTCGATGGCCGACGAGATCCTCACCGGCTTCCTCGACGAGCTGTTCGGCTCCTACGCCGAGATCGTCGCCCAGAGGCTCGGCCCGCGCGAGACGCTCGAAGCGGTCGTCGTGGCGTCGTTCGACTCGATCCACCGGCGCCCGGCGCAGGTCGCGATCTACCAGAACGAGGCCAAGCACCTCATGCAGCTGCCGCGGTTCGCCTACCTCAACGACCGCAACGCCGAGTTCCGCAAGCTGTGGAACGGCATCCTCACCGACGGCGTGGCGGACGGCGTCTTCCGCGCGGACCTCGACGTCGAGCTGACCTACCGCTTCATCCGCGACACGGTGTGGGTGGCCGTGCGCTGGTACAACCCCGACGGCGCGCTCACCGCGCAGGACGTCGCGGAGCAGTACCTCGGGATCCTGCTCGACGGCATCGGAACGACCAAGCGGAGGCG
This genomic window contains:
- a CDS encoding TetR/AcrR family transcriptional regulator; amino-acid sequence: MSPVKNSRRAELLDLAARLFAERGYVSTTVRDIADAAGILSGSLYHHFDSKESMADEILTGFLDELFGSYAEIVAQRLGPRETLEAVVVASFDSIHRRPAQVAIYQNEAKHLMQLPRFAYLNDRNAEFRKLWNGILTDGVADGVFRADLDVELTYRFIRDTVWVAVRWYNPDGALTAQDVAEQYLGILLDGIGTTKRRRRG
- a CDS encoding SDR family oxidoreductase, with amino-acid sequence MITVPKYPEGANLLRDKVVVVTAAAGTGIGSATAKRALEEGAKVVVSDWHERRLGEKAAELADLGDVHAIPCDVTQEDQIQALIDGSAERFGRIDVVVNNAGLGGTKSLVDMTDEEWTRVLDVTLNGTFRATRAALRRFAAQGDGGAIVNNASVLGWRAQGGQAHYAAAKAGVMALTRCAAVDAAPLGVRINAVAPSLAMHPFLAKVTSDELLEELTAREVSGRAAEPWEVANVIVFLASEYSSYLTGEVVSVSSQRA
- a CDS encoding acyl-CoA dehydrogenase family protein, translated to MSDQDFRDEVRTWLAEHLRGDFAKLRGRGGPGREHEAFDERLAWERELATGGWNCVGWPVEHGGRGATLEQQVVFHEEYALSDAPAKVGHFGQELLGPTLIAFGTPEQQRRFLPPIVAAEELWCQGYSEPGAGSDLAAVSTSARLDGEEWVVTGQKVWTSLAQHADWCFVVARTEPGSKRHQGLSYLLVPMRQSGVDVRPIVQLTGTAEFNEVFFDGARTARDLAVGEPGDGWRVAMGTLAFERGVATLGQQVGFRRELTALTDLAKNSGALDDPVLAERVDRAWLGLEVMRAHAVRTLGDTGPGTASVAKLVWANWHRALGELAMAIRGAAGMLTPGGLDDWQRLYLFTRADTIYGGSDEIQRNIIAERVLGLPREARP
- a CDS encoding acyl-CoA dehydrogenase family protein, which codes for MDLDLSPGVQAFRDEARAWLAAHVPAEPLPSFDTPEGFAAHRAWEAGLADARWSVVSWPAEYGGRDASLLEWVLFEEEYYAAGAPLRVNQNGIFMLAPTLFSHGTDEQLARILPKMARSEEVWAQAWSEPEAGSDIAALRSTASRVDGGWVLNGQKTWSSRAAYADRAFGLFRSDPEAERHRGLTYLMADLRADGVTVRPIPQLDGEPGFAEIFFDDVFVPDADVIGEPGAGWKVAMTTANNERGLSLRSPGRFLAAADRLTALWSGAGRPEATADRVADAWIGARAYQLYTFGTVTKLAEGGQLGPESSVNKLFWSHLDVELHETALDLLGPAAELRGPWSDGWLFSLAGPIYGGTDQIQRTIVAERLLGLPREDR
- a CDS encoding acyl-CoA dehydrogenase family protein; this translates as MRFGLTAEQTAFAASLHDLLSTSDDWPKLAELGVTALGIPEKHDGLDASPVDLVVAFEALGHHGVAGPWTDTVAVLPALLDDPVLASVASGETRASVVFAPHVPYALDADTADLRVLVDGTRLKTFTPGRELASVDPSRRLFEAVPGDDLGPALDPARAFDLGVLATAAQLLGAGNRLLSTSVGYAGQRRQYGREIGKYQAVKHLLADVVTALELARPLLYGAAVTLAPEDISAAKVACGDAALLAARTGLQVHGAIGYTAEHPLGRRLLRVRALTTAWGTGAVHRRRVLAAVG
- a CDS encoding FadD3 family acyl-CoA ligase, encoding MTETVPAALDAAAERFPTREALVDGDVRLTWPELASRVRQCANFYAAAGIGPGDRVAVCAPNTWHWPVAALGAHYAGATLVPISTRFTARETTDILTRGGVSALAVTGTFLGADRLAALTERPPTVLRIPVEGPEDPVDGVTEWAALDSFDDTFTSPARPDDVSDILFTSGTTGRSKGAMSSHRQALGVAAAWAECGELSEHDRYLVINPFFHSFGYKAGILAATLHGTTLVPQRTFAVTETLRLIQDERISVLPGAPTIFQVLLDAPDRPSYDLSTLRLAVTGAATVPVALVERMQAELGFDLVLTAYGLTEAVVATMSLRTDPPDLIARTVGRPAAGFEVRLGERDEVLLRGPNVMLGYLDDPAATAEAIDDDGWLHTGDVGVLTESGHLRIVDRIKDMYICGGFNVYPAEVEQALGWLDGVAEAVVVGVPDPVYGEVGKAYVRLRPGVILSTEDVIDHCKANLANYKRPRHVEFRDELPRTPSGKVLKRVLREEA
- a CDS encoding enoyl-CoA hydratase, which produces MSDIGEEVTYEVRGPVAVVTLNRPEYRNAQNSAMTYALDAAFTRAVDDDGVKVIVLAGAGKHFSAGHDIGSPGRDADVSFERKAVMWWDHVDAAGGDQRFARESEVYLGMCRRWREIPKPTIASVQGACIAGALMLAWVCDLIVASDDAFFADPVVRMGIPGVEYFAHPWVLGPRRAKEVLFTGERFTAQQALDWGMLNRVVPRTDLEEETLKLATKIAEMPRFGLALAKKAVNQAEDQMGLRSGMDSVFGLHHFAHAHNAETAGDSLAGLDARSMRDR